ATCAAATTTTAGTTTACATATGGATACAATTAAATTCCAGCACATGGATAAGCATGAAACAGTTTAAATTAAACTACACATTCTAGTTTACAAAACTACACATTCCAGTTCCATGATACAATTAAACCTCCATCGTATAACTAGATGGTTGGTAGCATGAAATAATTTAAATTTTCTTTAAAGCCATGTTATAAAGGAGTGCATACAGAACCAAGAGAAAACAAAACCTTTTAGAATCAAAGTTCATCCTATAACTTTCAACTTTTTTAAGTTATAATGGAGTACATACAAAACCAAGAGAAAACAAAACCTTTAGAATCAAAATTTATCCTATGactttcaatttttttaacttCTCCTTCTAAAGTAAGCCTCCCTTATTTTGACAATCTATCTCAAATCTACCGGTACTTCATGAAAATCATAATAATCTTTTCTTAAGATATTTGGCTATGTATGTTCTCTGTtagaattaattaattttttcatTTTCTGTTTTGTTAACTTATACTAATAGACTACTCATTTTCTTTCTCATGAAATCTTATAGGTGATATTATTGCACAATAATCTAATTTTTAATGGATAAATCTTGAATTGGAATGCTTAGGAACACACCAGAATATTTGTTTGGTTTGAATCAATTTCTAGATTTTGCATTTGGCAGACTAGAAATATAGTGTTTGATCATTTGATCGACAAGCCGTTCCCTCAAAACTATGTCACTTGGGTTATGCATGGGGAAATGAATATATTGCATAATTCTGGAAACATAGAAGTCACTCAAGATGCACCACCCATTGAAAATCCTATAGAATTGTTGATTAATGAAACATTCAGGGGCTTAAGACATGAGGGTGTTGATATAGGTCCATCACAAGTAGTtggagaagaagaaatgatacaTGATATGCCTACTTCAAATAACAAAGATTTTTTTGAGTTGCTTAGAGATGGACGTCAAGAATTATATGAAGGGTCTAAGTATTCAAAGTTAAAATTTTTGTTAAAGCTTTATCACATAAAATGTTTGTCTGGGTTAAGTGACCAGGGAATGACTATGATACTAGATCTACTTAGAGATGCATTTAAATTTGCAAagattcctcattttttttatgAAGCCAAGAAGACCATCAGTAAGTTGTGTCTTGATTATATCAAGATAGATGCTTGTCCAAATGATTGCATATTATACTGGGAGGATGATGTTAATGCAGAAGCATGCAAGTATTGTCACACTTCTAGATGGAAGCCCGAGAAGGAGAGCAGTAAAGACCATGAACCAACTACAAGTAagaaacaaaagaagaagaaaaataagaagcCTGCAAAACTTTTGCGCTACTTTCCATTAAAACCAAGATTACAAAGATTGTTCATGTGCTCTAAGATTGCAGAGCATATGAGATGGCATGCAGAGGATGGTAACAAAGATGGAACCATAAGACACCCTAGAGATGGTGAGGCATGGAAGAGGTTTAATACAACTTTTCCTGTATTTGCTTCCGATCCTCGAAATATTCGATTAGGCCTGGCTAGTGATGGGTTCAATCCTTTTGGGATGATGAATACTAATTATAGCAATTGACATGTAGTTTTGGTTCCATATAACCTTTCTCCTTGATTGTGTATGAAGCAACCAAATTTTATCCTCTCAATGATTATTTCAGGTCCACGTACGGCGGGGAATAATATAGAAGTATACCTACaaccccttattaaggagttgaatgagttgtggagtgaagtattGGATACTTTTGATTAATCAAAGGATGAAATGTTTAGAATGTGAGCAGCTCTTATGTGGACAGTTAGCGACTTTTCTGGACTTGATATCTTATCTGGTTGGAATACACATACTGGTCTTGCATGCCCATCTTATAATTTTGACGCAGAACCTTGTCGACTTCGTCATAGTAGAAAGTGATATTTTATTGGCCATCGTCGgtttttgggaagaaaccataAATATAGAATGATGAGACATCGTTTTGATGGAAATGTTGAAGAGAGGACCCCTTCAAAGAAGTTATCGGGATCAGACATTTTGCAAAAAGTGAAAGATATCAATGTCATATTTGGAAGACAAGCAGAATTGAATGATACCAGGAAACAAAATAGGAAAAAGAGTGTTGGAGAAGGTGTAACTCAACAATGGAGGGAAAAAAAAGCATATTCTTTGATCTTCCATGTTGGGAGTCTAACTCATTGTGCCATAATTTAGATGTTATGCATATTGAAAAGAATGTGTTTGATAATATTATATACTCTTTGCTAAAtgataaagaaaaatcaaaggatcaTGTTAAGGCTCGAAGAGATCTACAAGATATGGGTATAAGGCGCGATCTTTGGCCGGATGAGAATAATGAATGCCGGCTTGATGCATTTACAATTCCAAAGGAGAAAAAACTGGCCTTCCTAAATACTTTAAAGAATATCTCAGTGTCAGATGGTTATTCAAGTAATATATCTCGTTGTATTTATTTGGATAAAAAAAGAATCTTTTGATTAAAAAGTCATGATTGTCACATCCTTATGGAACAACTGTTACCAATAGCAATCCACAATGTGCTTCCAAACCAGGTTGTTGCAACGTTGGTAGAGCTTTTCTCCTTTTTTAGGCATCTTTGTCTGAAAAGATTAAGCCTTTCAGGCCTAGAAAAGCTACAAAATCGGATTGTGGAAACTCTTTGACATCTAGAGATGTTATTTCCTCCATCATTTTTTACTGTAATGGTTCATCTAACTGTTCATCTAGTGGATGAAGTAATAAAGGTGGCCCGGTACATTATTGGTGGATGTATTTTGTTGAAAGGTGAAATATTTCttattcaaaattattttaatagaTCTTGTAATAGTATTTCAATGTAAATGTTTCTtctaacactttattattttagTTATAGATTATTAGGTCATTTCAAGTCCCTTGTAGGAAATAAATCACAACCAGAAGGTTCTATAGCTGAAGGTTACATAGTTGAAGAAGCTCTAACTCTTTATTCTCGTTATTTTGAGGGAATTGAGTCAAGGTTAAATCGACCTAAACGTGTAAACGATGAACCAAATTATAATGAGGCTTCCGAAGTGTCATCTATGTCCCCTCAACAAGGTAAACCCGTTGGAGGCTCCACAATAGAACCATTGACTCTTTTGGAGAAAACTCAAGCTCATCGATATGTGTTACTTAATTGCGCAGCAGTAAAGCCATTTATTGAGTAAgaaatttgatttgatttgatttataataaatatttagagTAATTGGATTAAAATTTATGCATATAACACCTTTGTAGTGAATTTAGACATCACATCAAAAGAAGTAGAGGCCGAAGACTTTCACCAACAGAGGTAGAGAGGAGAGTTAGTAAAGAGTTCGCTGATTGGTTTCCTAAGCGAGTGAGTGAATGATATTTAAAATGTTTCCTAATTGGTTTCCTAAGCTTTCTTGTATCAAGTTGTAATttctaataaaaatattttatttatttagattATGAATCCAGATATAGCAGACACTATCTCTGATGATATCAAGTTCTTAGCACAAGGTCCAGCACAAGATGCAAGAAGATTCAGTGCTTATAACATTAATGGACTCAAATTTCGGACTTTGTCTAGAGAACAAGGATTAAAAACTCAAAATAGTGGAGTTTTTCTTGTCTCTAACACTTCGTGTGTTGCATCTAGTTCAGATAGATATGCAAGACAAGCACACCTGACATATTATGGGAAGTTGGAAGATATTATTGAGCTTAATTATTATGGTCGGTTCAAGGTTGTTCTCTTTAAATGCCAGTGGGCTGACACTACTCGAAATAGAGGGTTCAAAATAGATGTTTGGAAGTTTAATTGTGTCAACTTCTCTAAATTGATCCACCCTGGTGATCGCGAGGATGATGATCCATATATTGAGGCATCTCAAGCAAATATGGTCTACTATGTTGATGATGAAACTGATAAAGGATGGAGTGTCGCTGTACATCTAAAGCCAAGAGATTTGTTTGATATGGGAGAGGTTGATGAATAAGAAATATACGAGAATGAGCCATTGAGACAACAAGAATTTGGATATTTTTTTTATGTTGATTACGAGAATATCCAAATTGCAACAGAGGAGCATATGACTGAATAGATATAATAAAATATCCAAATTGCAATTGCAACAAGAATTTGGACAATCTTTTTTTGCTTGATTAGGATATTTTGATTAGTGTTTTTTTCTTCAAAACTTACTATATTTTGGCTAAGAAAGTGATATTTATTCTTTATGAAAATTTTGTGATTGTTTGTTGCTCGAGTTTTGCGTAGAATTCAGTAAGAGTTTGATAAGCTATTATAATGTGGATCTAACATGTTCAAATATTTCTTTGAATGTTTACTTTTTAACCATATTGGattcttatttttttatatttctcaGCTACTACTATTTTCATGAGCTATATTTTATTAACTTGATATTGTATGAGAAAGAGGTAAGGCAGAAGCATTGCTGATGAAAATTTAGAAGCCATTTTCTGAACTGAAATATTGTTCAAGAGAAAAGGGAAGAGTGTGAGattatgatgttgtgatttgTAAAGAAGGGCTTTTTGTAGGATAAAAATAAGATCTAATTTTCATTTACACATCCGAACATGACTGTTCTGAAATTGCCATTAGGATACAACTATTGTGAAATACAGAAGGGCATGTGAGTATGTGACTTTGTGAATTCCTTGGTTTTCAGAGTACTACTTCTAGGACTTTTTTTTTCACTTCTTAGATATGATGGTTATCAAGGTTATGAGCATGCTATAATACCAGCTATGAGAAAGAGAACTTTAGTAAATTTATGTGTATATCTTAAATTAGATTCCGACTTGCACACCATTCTTTTATCTTGAAGTTTGTGGATTCTCTTTGCATTGCTTATTAAATTCATTCATTATTGAATTGCAGATATGGCAAGGTTCAAGCGTTTGCTGAAAAAGGAAAATTCAGATCAGTCACAAGGTATTGAATCAACACTTTCTTTTCTCCAATCAATGCCATGCATGCCAACATATCCGACCACATTAATTTTGGCCACAACATATCTGACCCCATCATTTCAGCCCACATCGCAGGCGGCTCCAACATTTCAGTCGGTATTATAGACTTCTCAATCAGTTCACTCAACATCCCATCTAGCTCCAATGGATCAGGCCGCATCACAGCCGGCACCGGCAGTTTACCCTGCATCACAGCCATCTTGGTTAGTTCACTCGACTCCAACAGATCAGGACTCATCACAGCCAGGTCCAACAGTTCAGGCCTCATCTAGAAAGCATTCAGGGAGCCATTGGACTGTAGAAGCAATAGGTAAATACTTTTGACTATTAGTACATATTCAGCAGTCCCTTCAAGTTGAGGCAACAGTCATTGAACAAAATTAATGTAGTGTAgctaaaagtctttatttttggATTCAGCTGATCTTTTTTGTTATACAGATTCGGAACAAAATATCAAGAAACTCAAAGTGAAAATTAACGAAGTGCTAAATTTAACGTGTGAAGAACGTATTGTGGTTGATTTTGATTACCTGGATGAACCATTTGGAGATGCACGCGGCCTCCTTTCAGGATTTTGTGGAATTTTAGCATGTGACTGCACTTTATTTTCTATCCACTGTGAGAAATGGTCGAGTTTACCTATCTCATACTTTAATCGCGTCTTCGATCAAATTATAAAGGTATAAGCTCTACATTCTTATAACTATATCACTGTTTTTGTTTTTGGAGAAAGACAACTATATCTCTATTTTGTCTTTGAACTATAGCTCTACATTCTTAGAACTAATAGGATTAGGAGCATTCTGTAAATGAACAAAATTATTGTTGCATATAAAAGTGCTATCAACTCCTGAAAAATGGATCAAcaaagatttactaacataaAAAAAGGTATGAAGTAGGCTTGACAATTCATTGTCAAGGCTTGTTATTTATATTCTTGACCAAAATATTATATACTCTGCTCTGACATTTCATCAGGCCTACTCAAGACTTTGGCAGAACATAGTAAGCCTTACCGTTTTGCTTAAGAAGCATGTTAATTAATGACTGATCTGCCATTAGAATCCACAAACCATGATACTTGGTTTAACCTTGGATACTTTTACAGATTGATGCACcatttacctttttctttcttaaatggagatcaGCCATAACTTTTTGTTGAACAAGAATCACAAGTTCAGTAAAGAGTACACCTTAACACTTTGCTGTAAACAAGAGAATCTTACAAGAACAGAGACAAAAAAAGCAAATAGACAAGACCTTTTATTGTACAAAAACCACAAGGACATGCTAACCAATGTTTTATTTTTGATGCCCAAGTTCTTCTTTAATACAGAGTCAGTTGCACGACCACATGTTTATAAATCTATTGGAAAGAAATAGGCTGCAAATAGGCTCAACTTTTGGAGTGCATTTGAAAACCCACTTAAAAGTAGAACTGAGATTATTGATAATGTATTGGATGGAATTCCGCCGGATCAATGGATTTTTTTTATTGATTACCAATATAAAGATTCAACAAAGGTACTTATGTAACTGCTTCTACTAGTCTTTACAATTATATTATTGTTTGTTCTTCTAATTGAgtttgaaatatatttttataagGAAATGCGTAAAAGAAATgctgaaaatagaaaaaaaatagaCGATTCCACACACAGGTGGTTCCAAAGCCAATACTACGAGAAGGGCTGAGATGGTGAGTAAATTAATTTACTATGTAATTATTTCTAAGTAGTAACTAATTCtgatttgattttttatttacAGATGGCTCAGACTGGATAAATGCCTGGACGAGCACAAATATACATTGCTACTCATAagctctgttttaaaaggcgtttctggggtgagccccggggcgaggcgtaccaaaaacgccctggaacgatggtgtggggcgaaagtctcaagaggcgtacgccccgcaatttggggcttacgcccgggcgttcggggcgcgtttgtttagtaaggagtaagccaagagaccttttcaaattaaaacaaaatttgttggattagtccttcatataatacccaaattctcaaaagtaagttttgtaattactcaaaaggtttaaaaaggaactcaaaagtattaaatttaaaagtaaagacctttttattgatttaagccctaattcatgattttctcaaatttttatcttgtccgctagtctgctaatatctccaaaaaataacgaatatttaattttttttacaaatacaaagagaactatatttttcttcatagcagcaaattcaaagttcaaattgcaggttaatcatcctttttgttcctccatatagaaaattttattcttttagactcaaattacttgtgcttgtaagtaacgtataatagattattttgattagttttttgtggggatggagcacacatatatatagttttttttaatttttatgtaattttacctgtttataaatattaattgttattatattattttacaattttacctgaggcatatgtaaaacgctcCGCCTTacacccacgccttttaaaacactactCATAAGAATGAAGATGGAGTCTATGTTAATGAAGAAGCAAAAGAAATATGCGTAAGTTTGTGTGAATTCGTAGCTTATCTTAAACGTGATGGCTGATGCTATTTTCATTTAGttgtttcattttgaaaattttagaaaacttGTGATATGACGTTTGAACAACGGCAATTACGAATATGAAATTTAGTTGTAGCAGTTTAAACTACCACTAATATGTGCAAATGGCATATTTTGATGAATAATGCTTGTAGAACGATTCCAAGTTAGCTTGAGCAATAAATTGATTAGACGTTCATCTTATTCAGCAACCACTGGCTTTTGTGATTAGGCATTTATTCAAGTCAAGTTAAATATTACCATTGTGTCTCTCTTATTTGTTGGTCCCTTCCAGATCCAGATCAAATCGAATTTTGACACTAGACAAATGCATCCATGTTGGCTTAGTTGTGACAATGAGTTTTGTTTGTGTAGGAAAAAAATGAGTTAGCTTTAAGCCAAAGCACCATAGACGAGTCTCAAATTTTGCCAAATGATGTCGTTGGTAAGGTGCTAGGAAAAGAGCACTCTGGAAGGGTGATGTGTTTGGGATTAGACCATGTCCC
This region of Nicotiana tomentosiformis chromosome 4, ASM39032v3, whole genome shotgun sequence genomic DNA includes:
- the LOC108947641 gene encoding uncharacterized protein; protein product: MDQAASQPAPAVYPASQPSWLVHSTPTDQDSSQPGPTVQASSRKHSGSHWTVEAIDSEQNIKKLKVKINEVLNLTCEERIVVDFDYLDEPFGDARGLLSGFCGILACDCTLFSIHCEKWSSLPISYFNRVFDQIIKEKNELALSQSTIDESQILPNDVVGKVLGKEHSGRVMCLGLDHVPSRVFKQVRPHFGGTSSSSTEGSCSSQCQHNHNQIMNAHNQMMNAFKAYMIMKEGTIPEQFAGFFASPSTVSPTTPSDADSGPLSSMDARRSCSDSNSSGNR